AAATATTATTATAATCAGGGACAGCTTGAGCCTTACTGGTATACTGACGCCGCTACTCAGGTAACTAGTGGATTCCCCCTGACAACCAAAAAATATTCAGATAACTTTAGCAATACAGTAAGTCTTGTTTTTAATAATGAAAAATTCAAGCTTGATGGAGGAGTTCGTTATCAGATGCTGAAATTTGGGGTCAGAGACCTGGCAACGATTAATGGAACCGCTCTTCCGGGAGAGTTGAAAGAAAATAGAATAGGAGCTGTAGGAAATCTTCAGGTCAAACTTTGGGATAAAATTCAGCTAAAGTCCTTTTTAGAATTTTCAAATGGGAGCCAGTTCGGAAGTTATCTAAAAACAATCAACAATCTTAAGTTTGAACCTATAAAAGATTATTTTGTTAATGCCAAAGTAAATTTCCAAAGTGCTTACCCTTCTTTTAATTATTTATTGAATACTTCTGTTTATAATGGGTTCAACTATTATCTTGAGAATGCTAAAAACCAATCTGTAACAGAAATCGGAGGGAGTGTAAACCTGAAATGGTTCAAAACCGAACTTTTTGCTAACTACTTCAGAATAGAAAATTATACGTATTTTGACAGCAATGCCAACCCAAAACAAAGCGAAAGCTCACTGAACATTTCTCAGATCGGAGGTGATGCTACCTTCAGCTTTGGTAAATTTCATTTGAACACAAGACTTCATTTCCAGAATACACTAACGAATAAAGAACTTCTTCCTCTTCCAAGTTTTATCGGTAGAGCTAACTTCTTCTATCAGACTCACGCATTCAAAAAAGCTGCTGAAATTCAGGCCGGATTAAAAGTGTATTACTTCTCTAAATTTGCCTCAAGAGATTACTTCCCGATCCTGAATGAATATATTCTTCCCAATGCAAATGCATTCTCAATCGGAGGGCAGCCTATTGCCGATCTTTATATCAATATGAAGGTTAAAAAAATGTTCTTTTACGTAGAAGGACAACAGATTGGAACTGTAATTTCCAGTAATAAAGCTTATGCATTTCCACACTATCCGGTTTATGATTTCAGGCTGAACATCGGAATTGTGTGGTATTTGTTCAACTAAAAGAAAAACAAGTTGAAAACAATTAATAAAATATCATTTAACGACATAGAAAGCATTCCTCAGTTGGTGAAAGATTTTCTGAACCAAAAAATTGAGGGATTTGAAGAAAATACCTTTTCTTTAGAGCATTTCAGAAACCAGATTCATCTTAAAAAAGACGCTTTTACTCAAGATCAGAGGAATATATTGTCGGATGAACTAAATAAACAGCTGGAAGACTTACATCTTTCTTCAAGGCAAAAAGAAAATCTGGATAGGCTGAAATTGCCCAATACATTTACCATCACAACCGGACATCAGCTGAACCTGTTCTCAGGACCTGTTTTCTTTGTTTACAAAATTTTGCAGACCATCAAAACATGTACATATCTGAAAGAAAATTTTCCGGATTTCAATTTTGTTCCTGTATACTGGATGGCTTCGGAAGATCATGATTTTGCAGAGATCAATCATTTCAAAACAGAGAATAATTATTATGAGATCAACGAGAAATCTGGTGGGCCTGTAGGTAGAATCAAAATCAGTGATACCTTTTTCGTCTCAGAATTTGAGAAAGAGTTCAAAGATTCCGTTTTCGGAACAGAACTGATCCTGATGCTGAAAGAAGCTTATAAAACAGGTAATACGCTTACTCAAGCGATAAAAATCCTGGTCAACAGACTTTTCTCAGATTTTGGACTGTTAATTATAGACGGAGATTCCAGAGTACTTAAAACACAGATTAAAGAAGTTTTCAAAAATGAACTTCTGAATTCCAGTCTTTACAATAATTCAAATGAAAAAGTTAATTTTCTAACGGAAAAATATGGCAAAGTCCAGGTCAATCCAAGAGAAATAAATCTTTTTTATCTTTCAGAAACAAGAGACAGAATAGATTTTGATGGTCACCGATATAAAATAGTGGATACAGACACCATATTCACACAGGATCAAATTCTGAATGAACTGGAAAATCATCCTGAAAAGTTCAGCCCGAATGCCCTGATGCGCCCCGTTTATCAGGAAAAAGTACTTCCCAATCTTGCTTATATTGGAGGAAATGCAGAAATTATGTATTGGCTTGAACTCAAAGATTACTTTTCAAAACTCAATATTCCGTTTCCCATTTTGATTCCGAGAAACTCAATGCTTTTCCTTCCGGAAAAAACGCTGGGGAAAGTAGGGAAACTGAATCTTAAGATTGAAGACTTTTTTGGAAGCTTTACCGGCATCACCAATCAGAAAATTTTAGAAGGCAGCAATGTCTTACAATTACTGGAAGAAAAAGAAGCCCTTTTGGAAAAAAGTTTCTCAGAATTGAAAGCTATTGCGGAAACTACAGAAAAGTCTTTCGGAAATATGGTGAAAGCAGAAGAAGTAAGACAGCTGAAATCTTTCAAAAGAATGAAAAAGAGACTCCTGCATGCCGAAAAAATAAAACAAAACGAACTGCTGGAAAGACTGGAAAGACTATTTTTGGATATCCATCCTTCTAAGACCTGGCAGGAGAGGGTATATAACTTCAGCGTATTCTTTTCAGATTACGGGTACTCATGGCTTGAAAATTGTTTGGAAGAAATGGTGGTTCAAGAATCCAAATTAATAATTGTTGCCATTTAATTTTAAAGAAGTATTTTTGTAAATTATAATTATCGAATATGATAAAGAGGTTTTTTATTCTGTCCAGTTTATGTATGGTTTTGGGGGTGTCTGCTCAAAATTCACACACCGTTGCCAAAGGAGATAATCCTTACAATATCGCTAAAAAGTACGGGATAACTGTAGACGAATTGTTAAAGCTGAATCCAAAATTCAAAGATGGGAAGCTGGCTATTGGTGATGTTCTTACAGTAAAAGCTGAAAAACATACAACTCCGGTTTCTAAACCTGTTTCTGTTGAAAAAGCAAAACCGAATACGGGGCAATCACTAGGTAAAATTGTATTACAGCCAAAACAAACCGTTTATGGAATTGCAAAGCAATACCGCATTTCTGAAACAGATCTTCGAAAACTGAATCCTGAATTGGACTCTCATATGAAGATTGGTGACGAAATTACACTACCTCTTGAGAGTATAAAGAAATATGGCGGAGGGCAGCAGACTGCTCCTGTGGTGGCTAAACCTGTCGAGGCACCAGCAGAAACACCAGTAACTACAGGTTCTTCAGAGAAAGGGACTTATGTTATTCAGCCAAAAGATAATTATTACAGAATTTCAAAACAGTTTGGAGTCAGCCAACAGGAACTTTTTGCTTTAAATCCTGGATTAGAAGAAAAAGGTCTGAAACCTGGTGATACCATTAATATTAAAAAATCAAATACGGAAACCGCTTCAGAAGCAGTGAATCCGAAAACAAAAATAGACTCAGGGAATGAAAGATCTTCAGCCGGATCTGTTGCCGCAGCTGATGATTATGTTACCTATACTGTACTACAGGGAGACACCGTTTTCTCAATTGTCAACAAGTTTGGAATTTCCATTGATGAGCTGATTGCACTTAATCCTGATCTTTCCCACGGACTGAAAGCAGGAATGGTGTTAAAAATCAAAAAACAAGATCCTGCTTACGTAAAGAAAAATGGAGATGCTCTAAGTGTAGTATTAATGCTTCCATTTGGATACAGTACCAATGAAACCCAGTACAGAGGAATGGCTATGGATTTCCTTACAGGAGCTAAACTTGCTATTGAGAGAAATGCCAGAGGAGGACAAAAGCTGGACATCAAAATCGTGGATTCAGGAAATGAGGCGTCATTCAGAAATTCACTAACGCAGATCAACCCGGAGAATACCGACCTTATTATAGGTCCGTTCTTTAAATCCAACGTAATTGATGTTCTTGATTTTACTAAAAATCAGAAAATTCCTATCGTTGCACCATTTGCCAACTCACCGGAACTGTACAACTACAGCAACCTGATCATTGTAGAAACCAATGACCAGACGTATGCTGATAAAATTGTAGAAGAAGTGAAATCTGTTTATTCAGATCAGAAAATATATGTTGTTGCTGACAGCAAAAAAGAAATTGCAGGCTACATCAAAGGCGGGCTTGAAAAAGCCGTTAAAAATCCAAATGTTATCATCGTGAATTCTCCTGCAGATATCCAGTTGGATCAGAATATGATGACAGGACAGTCTGCACCGGTTATCGCTATTTTAGCAAGTGATGCAGATGCGGCAGGAGATGCTTTTGCAACTAAAATGATCAGTCTTTCCAAAGAAGTTCAGGGGGTAAAAGCATTCAGTATGTATTATTCTCCGGTTTTTGAAAAGAAAGTTGACGAGTTAAGCCAGGCAAGCCTTGTATATTTGATGGACAGAAAAATCAATACCGACGGGAATTTTGAAAAGGAAATTCTGGCAGCGTATAAAACAAAATATTGTAAGACGCCTCCTAAATATGCTGTTGTAGGTTTTGATGTAGTCAATGATATGCTGACGAGAGAAAACAAAAAAGGAGAGATCTTTAAACAGATGAACAAAGTACAGACTCAGCTGGCTACCAAGTTCGAATTTGTAAAATCTAAAGCAAACGGAGCGTATGTAAATACAGGTTACCGTGTCATCCGATTGGTACCATAAATGATTTATGTTTCTTTAACAGAATTATTTTAACATTATATTTATATTTGCATAATATTTAATTCAATACATGAAAGCACTTGTATTTCCTGGGCAGGGTTCTCAGTTTGTCGGAATGGGAAAAGAATTGTATGATTCCAGAAAAGATATCAAAGATCTTATGGAATCTGCCAATGAAATCTTAGGTTTCGACATTCTTTCCATTATGTTTAACGGAACAGATGGAGATCTTAAGAAAACAGAGGTTACCCAGCCTTCTATATTTATACATTCAGTAGCTGCTTTAAAAGCGGTAAATGGTCTTGGAGCTGAGATGGTTGCAGGACATTCTCTAGGAGAATTTTCAGCATTGGTTGCCAATGGAGTTTTATCTTTTGATGATGGACTGAAATTAGTTTCCGAGAGAGCAAAAGCAATGCAAGAAGCCTGTGATGCCAATCCAAGCTCTATGGCAGCAATTTTAGGTCTTGAAGATGCTGAAGTTGAGGAAATTTGTGCTTCGATCAATGGGATCGTAGTACCTGCTAACTACAACTGTCCTGGTCAGCTTGTTATTTCAGGGGAGACTCCGGCAGTGGAAGAAGCTTGTGCAAAACTTAAAGAAGCTGGTGCAAGAAGAGCATTATTACTTCCTGTAAACGGAGCATTCCATTCACCATTAATGCAGCCGGCACAGGAAAGACTGGCAGCTGCTATTGAAAAAACAAAATTCAGAAAAGCAACCATACCGGTTTATCAGAATATTACCACTACAGCGATTACCAATCCTGATGAGATCAAGCAAAACCTGATCGCTCAGCTTACGGGGCCTGTGAAATGGACGCAGTCTGTTCAGAACATGATCAAAGACGGTGCCTCTAATTTTGTGGAAGTAGGTCCGGGAAAAACACTTCAGGGATTGATCAAGAAAATTGATGCGTCTGTGGAAGTGGCTTCAGCAATCTAATTAAAATCATATGGGCGAAATATTTTCACCGGGAAAGCTTATGCTTACTTCAGAATATTTCGCAATAGACGGAGCTCTTGTTCTGGCAGTACCAACGCTGCTGGGACAAGAGTTTTTTTTTGAAGAAAAAGACGATGAAAATTCCCTTGTTTTATGGGAAGCTTATCATCAGAACAAATTATGGCTGAAAGCAGTCATCAATTATAAAAACTGGAAGATCCTCGAAACGAATCTGCCTTCTGCCGCTGAATTTATTCTTAACACCCTTAAAAATGTTCAGCAGCTTTCTGAAACCCGGTTCAAGAGCAATTTTTCTTATTATTTAAAGACCAACCTTCAGTTTCCCGCAGATTACGGATTAGGAAGCAGTTCAACATTAATGAACAACCTTGCCGAATGGTCCGGAATTGATCCTTTTCACCTAAACAGTATCAGTCTTGGAGGAAGCGGATATGATATTGCGGTGGCCAAAGAGAAATCAGCTGTTTTGTTTAAAAGTAAGCCGGAAATCTGGTATGAAAAAACAGAATTCAGCCCTTCCTTCAAAAATGAGCTTATTTTTATTCATTTAAATCAGAAGCAGGATAGCCGCGAAGGAATTAATCTTTACAAATCAAAAATAAAGTCTCCGGAAATGATTCGTGAATTTTCGGATTTAACAAAAAAAGTTTTATTATGCAATGAATTGGAAAATTTTTCTGAACTGATGATGATTCATGAGCATAAAATTTCCGATTTCATTGGAATTCCTACAGTTAAAGAGAAATTTTTCGCAGATTGCCCGGTTTTTGTTAAAAGTTTAGGGGCTTGGGGCGGAGATTTTGTAATGAGCGCCAAATTTGAAGGCTTTAAGGACTATTTTTGGGGAAAAGGTTTCACCCGTGTTTTTGAATGGCCTGAAATAATAAACTCGTAATCAGTAATTTATAATCCTGTTTTTTTATTTGTCATTCTGACTTATATCATTATATTTAAACCACCTTTAACAAATAATTAATATTAATTTTGTTGAACCCAATAAAGAAATAGAAAATATAAGTAAAATGAAACACGCTAAAATCATCCAGGATTTAGAAAAATTAGGGATTAAAGGAAATTACGAGGTGGTATATAACCCTTCTTATGAGGAATTATATCAGGCTGAAGTATCTCCTGAAAATCAAGGCTTTGAGAAAGCTGAGCTTACGGAATCAGGTGCAGTATCGGTAAAAACAGGTATTTTCACAGGTCGTTCACCTAAAGACAGATATATTGTTCAGGATGATGTTACAAGAGATACGATTTTCTGGGACGGAAAAGTAAATCTTCCTACAACAGCAGAAATTTTTGACTCTTGTAAAGGATTAGTGCTGAACCAGCTTGCTGAAGCTAAGAAAATCTATGTTGTTGATGCTTTTTGCGGAACCAACGCAGATACAAGACTAAAAGTAAGGTTCATCGTTGAAGTAGCGTGGCAGGCCCATTTCGTTACGAATATGTTCATCCGTCCGTCTCACTACGAGCTTGAGAACTTCGGAGAGCCTGATTTCACAGTAATCAACGGTTCCAAAACAACCAACCCGAACTGGGAAGCTCAGGGATTAAACTCTGAAAACTTCATCATGTTCAATCTTACGGAAAAACTTCAGATTATCGGTGGTACTTGGTACGGTGGTGAAATGAAGAAAGGAATGTTTGCTATGATGAATTACTATCTTCCATTAAAAGGTATGGCATCTATGCACTGTTCTGCAAACGTAGGTGAAGAAGGAGATGTAGCTCTTTTCTTCGGTCTTTCAGGAACAGGTAAAACGACTTTATCTGCTGATCCTAAAAGATACCTTATCGGTGACGATGAGCACGGTTGGGATAACAACGGAGTATTCAACTACGAAGGTGGATGCTATGCTAAAGTAATTGATCTTTCAGAAGAAAAAGAACCAGATATTTTCAGAGCAATCAAGAGAGATGCACTTTTAGAAAATGTAGTGGTAAATAACGGTGTTGCAGATTATAAAGACGGATCTATCACTGAAAATACAAGAGTATCTTATCCTATTTATCATATCAATAAAATTGTCCTTCCTTCAAAAGCAGGACATGCTAAAAAGATCGTTTATCTTTCTGCAGATGCGTTCGGAGTACTTCCTCCGGTTTCCATCTTAGATGATAATCAGGCACAGTACCACTTCCTTTGCGGATATACTTCCAAGTTAGCCGGAACAGAAAGAGGAATTACTGAACCTCAGCCGTCTTTCTCTCCTGCATTCGGAGAAGCATTCCTTACCCTTCACCCGACGATGTATTCTAAGACACTGATCGGTAAAATGAAAGAACATGGAGCAAAAGCTTACCTTGTTAATACAGGATGGAACGGAACAGGAAACAGAATCTCTCTGAAAGATACAAGAGCAATTATTGATGCGATCATCGATGGTTCTATTGATAGTGCGCCTAAAACAAGAGTTCCTATTATGAACCTTGAAATTCCAACTCAGCTTCCAAATGTTTCCGAAGGAATCCTTGATCCTAGAGAAACATACAGCAACGCTTCAGAATGGGAAGAAAAAGCAAAAGATCTTGCTGGAAGATATATCAAAAACTTTGAGCAGTATTGTGATACTGAAGAAGGAAGAAAGTTAATCGCTTCAGGACCTCAGCTTCAGGAACAGACGATCTAATATAATTTAAAATATATTATAATTAAAGCCTCATCATTGATGGGGCTTTTTTATGTGGTTTACATTATAACTAGGTTGAAAAATGCAATGCGTTAAGATTTTAAATCATCAGGCTGCTTTTAAGGCGCTAGAAAATCCAAGATTTTCAACAAGTTTTTTGGAATGAAAATAGTATGGGTTCAAATTTTATCGGAGATAAAATCATTGCGCCTTATTAATGCAGCATAAAAATATTTTAGCGACTTTGCGTATACCAACACTAAAAAAATCTGCGTAATTAGCGAGCAAAATAATACATTCAGTATTATTTTAAGCTTAAAATGGCTAATCTGTAACCATCCATTCCAAATCCGGACAATACTGCATCACAATGAGCTGCGGTTACAGATTTCTGGCGAAACTCTTCCCGTTTATAGATATTGCTGATATGCACTTCTATTTTTGGCTTCCTGATATTCTTTAAACAGTCTGCGATTGCATAGGAATAATGAGTATAAGCTCCCGGATTGATCACCAGCGCATCAAAATCATCTTCCTGCAGCCTGTTGATGATTTCCCCTTCAATATTAGATTGGTAATAATCCAGTTTGTGGGATGAAAACTCATTTTTCAGTTCTGTAAAGCAGGTTTCCATAGAAATGCTTCCATAGATTTCAGGTTCTCTTGTGCCCAGAAGATTCAGATTGGGTCCGTTTACGATTAAAACTTTCATTCTATAAATGTATAAAGTTTAGTTCATTTGACGAACTATTTTTTTTTCTTCATTCATGTTTTCTTTTTTGAATTATTGATAATGATATTTATCATGTTTGTGAATTTGATAATGATGTAATGCTTTGCTGTAACAGGTTTTAGCTAAAAATTAAGTTAATTTTTGAAAATTTTTCATTAAAAATTCATAAGTCTACTTGTTTTGTAGACTAATTGTTTTTAGATTTGTAGTCATATTTCGATCGGCTTATAAAGAAAGATGGAGGGAACTGACCCTGTGAAGTCTTAACAACCTGCCCCGGTGCAAGGTGTTACATTCAGCCTTTAAAGGAAAAATAAGCAATTGGTTAATCGTATTTTTCGATGCCCTTTGCTGACTTTTCTGCAAAGGGCAAAATTTTAATATATGATAAATAAAATTGATTATGATTGGTGAAAGTTTAATTAAATCTAAAATTTGGATTCCTCCCGTTGCTGTATTTTTCTTAGGGATTGTCAGTGTAAACGCACAGGAAGCCAAACCGAAAAAAGATACGATCCGCGAAAAAGAAATTGATGAAGTAGTGGTCGTGGCTTATGGTAAAGCGAAAAGAAACAGTTATACCGGATCTGTAGCTACCATTTCAAGTGACAAGATCAACAACAGACCTGTAAACAATATTACAAAAGCACTGGAAGGACAGGTTCCGGGAATTCAGGCGGCAAGTGCTTCAGGGCAGCCGGGTTCTACGGCCTCAATTAGAATACGGGGGATTGGTTCCGTAAGTGCTTCCAGTGATCCGCTTTTTGTGGTAGACGGAATTCCTTTTGATGGAAATATCAATTCCATCAGCCCGAATGATATTGAATCCATCAGTGTATTGAAAGATGCTACAGCAAGTGCTTTGTATGGATCAAGAGGTGCCAACGGAATCATTATCATTACGACTAAATCCGGTAAAAAAGGAGAAGCGAAAATCAACTTCAATATCAGCCAGGGATTTTCCGGAAGAGCCGTTAAAGATTATGAACAGGTGAGTACAGATCAATATTTCCAGCTGCATTGGGAAGCATTGAGAAATGGATATAAATCTGATAAAATATCTTCTCAGCAGGCCGCACAGATGGCGTCAGATAACCTCGTTTCTTCTTTGGGGATTAATCCGTACGGACCGGGATATCCCAATCCTGTAGGAACAGACGGTAAACTTCTTCCGGGTGCAAAAGCTTTATGGAATGATGACTGGAGAGATGTTCTTCAGAGAATGGCTTCCAGAAATCAGGTTGATTTTGATGTCAGCGGAGGAAGTGATAAAAGCAATTATTTCTTTTCATTAGGGTATCTGGATGATAAAGGAATTGCGATTCAATCCGGTTTCAAAAAATACAGTACGCGTTTAAAACTGAATTCAGAAGTGAAAAAATGGCTGAATGTAGGAGTGAATTTAAGCTATACCAACAGTATTCAGCAGGCTCCGACTTCTTCAGATTCCAAATCAGGCAATGTGATTCAGGCTGCAAGAACAATTCCTTCTTTTTATCCGTATTATGAAAGAAATCCAGACGGAAGCTATAGACTGAATGCTGATGGAGAAAGGGTGTTTGATTTCGGAAAATACAGGCCAAGTAATGCGCTTCAGAATCAGAATTTAGCAGCAACACTACCTTTGGATAAAAATGAAAACAGAGAAGATAACTTTTCAGGAAAAGGTTTTCTTGATTTTACTTTCCTTCCGGAATTGAAATTTAAATCCAGCTTCTCGGTAGATTTGGTTAACTACAACGGACATTATTATACCAACCCCATTTTAGGATTGGGGAAAGAAACAGGAGGTTCAGTGAGCCGTTCAAATTCCAGAACACTTTCATATACAACGAGTAATATCCTGACGTATGATAAGAAATTCGGACAGCATCATTTCAATATTCTGGCAGGGCAGGAGTTTTATAAATATGATTATCAGACGATTTCCGGTTCCAGAAGCCAGTTTTCCCTGCCGTATTATTATGAACCAAGTGCAGCAGCTTTGTTAGGAAGTTTTACAGGGAAAAGTGATAAACTGACATTACTGAGCTTCTTAGGGAAAGCTGAGTATGATTTTAAAAATACGTATTTCCTTTCAGCTTCAGCAAGAACAGACGCCTCGTCCCGTTTTTACGGAGATAACCGATGGGGGAAATTCTGGTCGGTAGGGGCTTCATGGAAAGCTTCCAACGAAGACTTTATCAAAGATCTGAACTTCTTCAACCAGCTGACTTTACGTGCGAGTTACGGAGGTCAGGGGAATGATAAACTGGGAACA
This region of Chryseobacterium vaccae genomic DNA includes:
- a CDS encoding putative porin; the encoded protein is MRYFIIILFICFNVKAQTVKTDSGKIVKKAEDTLVIDSGKKDSLKIFKPTINDYLYQNQFSEKKVFDTVMTFGKTHIFSQYNNRDNFGRVQPANIGAGFNPLIYEVNAEQNLSLLPSNKAYMILGANDIKYYDVKTPTASFIYHTAMKNGAALNSTYTQNIGKRFNFAIEYMGLRSQGFYRNSLAANNNTIFSGHYVSKSGNYELFAHYLHQNVNNQESGGIVDDARFQSGDSNYKNRQNAQVNLASSSSQFSYRRYYLSHQFTPFNAEKFPFSIRHTVFHQGNKYYYNQGQLEPYWYTDAATQVTSGFPLTTKKYSDNFSNTVSLVFNNEKFKLDGGVRYQMLKFGVRDLATINGTALPGELKENRIGAVGNLQVKLWDKIQLKSFLEFSNGSQFGSYLKTINNLKFEPIKDYFVNAKVNFQSAYPSFNYLLNTSVYNGFNYYLENAKNQSVTEIGGSVNLKWFKTELFANYFRIENYTYFDSNANPKQSESSLNISQIGGDATFSFGKFHLNTRLHFQNTLTNKELLPLPSFIGRANFFYQTHAFKKAAEIQAGLKVYYFSKFASRDYFPILNEYILPNANAFSIGGQPIADLYINMKVKKMFFYVEGQQIGTVISSNKAYAFPHYPVYDFRLNIGIVWYLFN
- the bshC gene encoding bacillithiol biosynthesis cysteine-adding enzyme BshC yields the protein MKTINKISFNDIESIPQLVKDFLNQKIEGFEENTFSLEHFRNQIHLKKDAFTQDQRNILSDELNKQLEDLHLSSRQKENLDRLKLPNTFTITTGHQLNLFSGPVFFVYKILQTIKTCTYLKENFPDFNFVPVYWMASEDHDFAEINHFKTENNYYEINEKSGGPVGRIKISDTFFVSEFEKEFKDSVFGTELILMLKEAYKTGNTLTQAIKILVNRLFSDFGLLIIDGDSRVLKTQIKEVFKNELLNSSLYNNSNEKVNFLTEKYGKVQVNPREINLFYLSETRDRIDFDGHRYKIVDTDTIFTQDQILNELENHPEKFSPNALMRPVYQEKVLPNLAYIGGNAEIMYWLELKDYFSKLNIPFPILIPRNSMLFLPEKTLGKVGKLNLKIEDFFGSFTGITNQKILEGSNVLQLLEEKEALLEKSFSELKAIAETTEKSFGNMVKAEEVRQLKSFKRMKKRLLHAEKIKQNELLERLERLFLDIHPSKTWQERVYNFSVFFSDYGYSWLENCLEEMVVQESKLIIVAI
- a CDS encoding LysM peptidoglycan-binding domain-containing protein, with protein sequence MIKRFFILSSLCMVLGVSAQNSHTVAKGDNPYNIAKKYGITVDELLKLNPKFKDGKLAIGDVLTVKAEKHTTPVSKPVSVEKAKPNTGQSLGKIVLQPKQTVYGIAKQYRISETDLRKLNPELDSHMKIGDEITLPLESIKKYGGGQQTAPVVAKPVEAPAETPVTTGSSEKGTYVIQPKDNYYRISKQFGVSQQELFALNPGLEEKGLKPGDTINIKKSNTETASEAVNPKTKIDSGNERSSAGSVAAADDYVTYTVLQGDTVFSIVNKFGISIDELIALNPDLSHGLKAGMVLKIKKQDPAYVKKNGDALSVVLMLPFGYSTNETQYRGMAMDFLTGAKLAIERNARGGQKLDIKIVDSGNEASFRNSLTQINPENTDLIIGPFFKSNVIDVLDFTKNQKIPIVAPFANSPELYNYSNLIIVETNDQTYADKIVEEVKSVYSDQKIYVVADSKKEIAGYIKGGLEKAVKNPNVIIVNSPADIQLDQNMMTGQSAPVIAILASDADAAGDAFATKMISLSKEVQGVKAFSMYYSPVFEKKVDELSQASLVYLMDRKINTDGNFEKEILAAYKTKYCKTPPKYAVVGFDVVNDMLTRENKKGEIFKQMNKVQTQLATKFEFVKSKANGAYVNTGYRVIRLVP
- the fabD gene encoding ACP S-malonyltransferase, whose protein sequence is MKALVFPGQGSQFVGMGKELYDSRKDIKDLMESANEILGFDILSIMFNGTDGDLKKTEVTQPSIFIHSVAALKAVNGLGAEMVAGHSLGEFSALVANGVLSFDDGLKLVSERAKAMQEACDANPSSMAAILGLEDAEVEEICASINGIVVPANYNCPGQLVISGETPAVEEACAKLKEAGARRALLLPVNGAFHSPLMQPAQERLAAAIEKTKFRKATIPVYQNITTTAITNPDEIKQNLIAQLTGPVKWTQSVQNMIKDGASNFVEVGPGKTLQGLIKKIDASVEVASAI
- a CDS encoding GYDIA family GHMP kinase; the protein is MGEIFSPGKLMLTSEYFAIDGALVLAVPTLLGQEFFFEEKDDENSLVLWEAYHQNKLWLKAVINYKNWKILETNLPSAAEFILNTLKNVQQLSETRFKSNFSYYLKTNLQFPADYGLGSSSTLMNNLAEWSGIDPFHLNSISLGGSGYDIAVAKEKSAVLFKSKPEIWYEKTEFSPSFKNELIFIHLNQKQDSREGINLYKSKIKSPEMIREFSDLTKKVLLCNELENFSELMMIHEHKISDFIGIPTVKEKFFADCPVFVKSLGAWGGDFVMSAKFEGFKDYFWGKGFTRVFEWPEIINS
- the pckA gene encoding phosphoenolpyruvate carboxykinase (ATP), encoding MKHAKIIQDLEKLGIKGNYEVVYNPSYEELYQAEVSPENQGFEKAELTESGAVSVKTGIFTGRSPKDRYIVQDDVTRDTIFWDGKVNLPTTAEIFDSCKGLVLNQLAEAKKIYVVDAFCGTNADTRLKVRFIVEVAWQAHFVTNMFIRPSHYELENFGEPDFTVINGSKTTNPNWEAQGLNSENFIMFNLTEKLQIIGGTWYGGEMKKGMFAMMNYYLPLKGMASMHCSANVGEEGDVALFFGLSGTGKTTLSADPKRYLIGDDEHGWDNNGVFNYEGGCYAKVIDLSEEKEPDIFRAIKRDALLENVVVNNGVADYKDGSITENTRVSYPIYHINKIVLPSKAGHAKKIVYLSADAFGVLPPVSILDDNQAQYHFLCGYTSKLAGTERGITEPQPSFSPAFGEAFLTLHPTMYSKTLIGKMKEHGAKAYLVNTGWNGTGNRISLKDTRAIIDAIIDGSIDSAPKTRVPIMNLEIPTQLPNVSEGILDPRETYSNASEWEEKAKDLAGRYIKNFEQYCDTEEGRKLIASGPQLQEQTI
- a CDS encoding type II 3-dehydroquinate dehydratase; amino-acid sequence: MKVLIVNGPNLNLLGTREPEIYGSISMETCFTELKNEFSSHKLDYYQSNIEGEIINRLQEDDFDALVINPGAYTHYSYAIADCLKNIRKPKIEVHISNIYKREEFRQKSVTAAHCDAVLSGFGMDGYRLAILSLK
- a CDS encoding SusC/RagA family TonB-linked outer membrane protein → MIGESLIKSKIWIPPVAVFFLGIVSVNAQEAKPKKDTIREKEIDEVVVVAYGKAKRNSYTGSVATISSDKINNRPVNNITKALEGQVPGIQAASASGQPGSTASIRIRGIGSVSASSDPLFVVDGIPFDGNINSISPNDIESISVLKDATASALYGSRGANGIIIITTKSGKKGEAKINFNISQGFSGRAVKDYEQVSTDQYFQLHWEALRNGYKSDKISSQQAAQMASDNLVSSLGINPYGPGYPNPVGTDGKLLPGAKALWNDDWRDVLQRMASRNQVDFDVSGGSDKSNYFFSLGYLDDKGIAIQSGFKKYSTRLKLNSEVKKWLNVGVNLSYTNSIQQAPTSSDSKSGNVIQAARTIPSFYPYYERNPDGSYRLNADGERVFDFGKYRPSNALQNQNLAATLPLDKNENREDNFSGKGFLDFTFLPELKFKSSFSVDLVNYNGHYYTNPILGLGKETGGSVSRSNSRTLSYTTSNILTYDKKFGQHHFNILAGQEFYKYDYQTISGSRSQFSLPYYYEPSAAALLGSFTGKSDKLTLLSFLGKAEYDFKNTYFLSASARTDASSRFYGDNRWGKFWSVGASWKASNEDFIKDLNFFNQLTLRASYGGQGNDKLGTLYAYQELYKFYNNLGEPGTVLTKTATNDVKWETNLNFNAGLEFTILNNRVKGNVEYFQRKSQDLLFNMPTAPSLGISDFPANIGTIQNTGFEFSLFTTPIKNDDFEWNIDVNLSTLKNKILKLPKGTVISGTKRMQEGGSIYDFFIQEWKGVDPSTGKPLWRYIYQDENGNTIDGTTSEYGKATKTPQGSALPKLTGGVTTSIAYKNFDFSALLSFSLGGKILDTDYTSLMYNGSSGGRAWSTEMLNRWTPENPYTDVPSLSTTTNNWNSSSSRFLYSGSYARLKNVNLGYTLPSDYFEKLGLKKFRIYIQAENLLTFYKHKGLDPEQSLDGTTYFRYPAMRTVTFGLQATL